One segment of Brassica napus cultivar Da-Ae chromosome C3, Da-Ae, whole genome shotgun sequence DNA contains the following:
- the LOC106361018 gene encoding arginine decarboxylase 2 produces the protein MPALACVDTTAFPPPPSVVSDTSCRWNSSLSAALYRIDGWGAPYFTANTSGNISIRPHGSNTLPHQDIDLLKVVKKVTDPKPLGGLGLQLPVIVRFPDVLKNRLECLQSAFDFAVQSQGYDSHYQGVYPVKCNQDRFVVEDIVKFGSGFRFGLEAGSKPEILLAMSCLVKGNREAFLVCNGFKDVEYISLALLGRKLALNTVIVLEQEEELDLVIDLSRKMNVRPVIGLRAKLRTKHSGHFGSTSGEKGKFGLTTSQIVRVVRKLRESGMLDCLQLLHFHIGSQIPSTALLSDGVGEAAQLYCELVRLGAGMKVIDVGGGLGIDYDGSKSGESDLSVCYTLEEYAEAVVASVRSVCDRRSVKHPVICSESGRAIVSHHSVLIFEAVSAAKPMAQAHHDDIQFLLECDEARVDYEDLYAAVMRGDQESCLLYVDKLKQRCVDGFKDGVLSIEQLASVDGLCEWVLKAIGASDPVQTYNINLSVFTSIPDLWGIDQLFPIVPIHKLDQRPGARGVLSDLTCDSDGKIDKFIGGESSLPLHELDGGGGGSYFLGMFLGGAYEEALGGVHNLFGGPSVVRVSQSDGPHSFAVTRAMPGQSSADVLRAVQHEPEIMFQSLKHRAEKLMHTKGGGEDEDDEELNNVVACLDRSFNNMPYLATEPASMSNSLSAAISNLGFYYSDEDGFDYLSA, from the coding sequence ATGCCTGCTCTAGCTTGCGTCGATACCACCGCCTTTCCCCCGCCGCCGTCCGTTGTTTCCGACACCTCTTGCCGTTGGAACTCCTCCCTCTCCGCCGCTCTTTACCGGATCGACGGATGGGGAGCTCCCTACTTCACCGCCAACACCTCCGGCAACATCTCTATCCGTCCTCATGGATCCAACACTTTGCCTCACCAAGACATCGATCTGTTGAAAGTTGTTAAGAAGGTAACGGATCCTAAGCCGTTAGGCGGTTTGGGATTGCAGCTCCCGGTTATCGTCCGGTTCCCTGACGTTTTAAAAAACCGGCTCGAGTGTCTCCAGTCCGCGTTCGATTTCGCGGTTCAGAGCCAGGGGTACGATTCGCATTACCAGGGCGTGTATCCGGTTAAGTGCAATCAAGACCGGTTCGTGGTGGAGGACATTGTGAAATTCGGATCTGGTTTCCGGTTCGGTTTGGAAGCTGGGTCTAAACCGGAGATTCTCCTCGCTATGAGCTGTTTGGTTAAAGGTAACCGCGAGGCCTTTCTTGTGTGTAACGGTTTTAAAGACGTTGAGTATATATCTTTGGCTCTGCTTGGGAGGAAGCTAGCGTTGAACACTGTGATTGTGTTAGAGCAAGAGGaagagcttgatttggttatTGATCTGAGTCGGAAGATGAACGTGAGGCCTGTGATTGGGTTACGAGCTAAGCTGAGGACCAAACACTCTGGTCATTTCGGATCAACGTCTGGTGAAAAGGGCAAGTTTGGTTTGACTACTAGTCAGATTGTTCGTGTTGTGAGGAAGCTTAGGGAAAGTGGTATGCTTGATTGTCTCCAGCTTCTGCATTTCCACATTGGGTCTCAGATTCCGTCGACGGCTTTGCTCTCTGACGGTGTTGGGGAAGCTGCTCAGCTTTACTGCGAGCTCGTGCGTCTCGGTGCGGGAATGAAGGTTATCGATGTTGGTGGCGGTTTGGGGATTGACTACGACGGGTCTAAGTCTGGGGAATCGGATCTCTCCGTTTGTTATACTCTGGAGGAGTATGCTGAAGCTGTTGTGGCTTCTGTTCGGTCTGTATGCGACCGGAGATCGGTGAAGCATCCTGTGATATGCAGCGAGAGCGGAAGAGCGATAGTCTCTCATCATTCAGTCTTGATCTTCGAGGCTGTTTCCGCGGCTAAACCAATGGCTCAGGCTCATCACGATGATATTCAGTTCCTGCTTGAATGTGACGAGGCTAGAGTTGATTACGAGGATCTATACGCTGCTGTGATGCGTGGGGACCAAGAAAGCTGCCTCCTTTACGTGGACAAGCTGAAGCAGAGATGTGTTGACGGTTTCAAAGACGGTGTTTTGAGCATCGAGCAGTTGGCTTCTGTTGATGGGTTATGCGAGTGGGTGCTGAAGGCTATAGGCGCGTCTGATCCGGTTCAGACTTACAATATCAACCTTTCGGTTTTCACTTCGATTCCTGATCTGTGGGGGATTGATCAGCTGTTTCCTATAGTTCCTATCCATAAGCTCGACCAGAGGCCAGGGGCTCGCGGGGTCTTGTCGGATTTGACGTGTGACAGCGATGGGAAGATTGATAAGTTCATAGGCGGCGAGTCCAGCTTGCCGTTGCACGAGCTAGACGGCGGCGGTGGAGGAAGTTACTTTTTGGGTATGTTTCTTGGAGGGGCTTACGAGGAGGCGCTAGGTGGAGTGCACAATTTGTTTGGCGGGCCAAGCGTTGTCAGGGTCTCTCAGAGCGATGGACCGCATAGCTTTGCAGTGACCCGAGCCATGCCTGGTCAGTCGTCTGCGGATGTTCTCCGAGCGGTGCAGCATGAGCCTGAGATAATGTTTCAGAGTCTAAAGCACAGAGCAGAGAAGTTGATGCATACCAAAGGTGGtggtgaagatgaagatgatgaggaaTTGAACAACGTTGTGGCTTGTCTTGATCGTTCCTTCAACAACATGCCGTATCTCGCGACTGAGCCGGCATCTATGAGTAACTCCCTTTCAGCTGCGATTAGTAACCTTGGCTTTTATTACAGCGACGAAGACGGCTTCGACTACCTTTCCGCGTGA